The genomic DNA TTTCCAGCGCTTGACCTTATCACCTACGGCCCAGACGATCCCAGCCGCATCGGACCCGACGATCTGGTAGTCATTGTCGTTACTATCAAAGAAGCTGATCGGCTTGCCCAAACCTGCCCACACACCGTTATAGTTCACGCCAGCTGCCATTACCATGATCAGAACCTCGCCTGAATCCAGTGTTGGCGTATCCACGATCTCAAGTTGGAATGCTTCATTGGGCTCGCCGTGCCGGTCCTGACGGATCGCCCATGCGTGCATCTGCTTTGGTACGTGGCCCATCGGGGGCACTTCGCCCATGCCGTAAAGGTCTTTTTTCTCAGCTTCGTAGGTGAAGGCTGCGTTTTGGTCGAGCGCCATGTCCGTCTCCATCAGATCATTCGTTATTCGTGCCGCGCCGCAGAATCGACGTGCTCTGATGGAGTAATAATCGCTACTTGGGTAACTTTGCAACTATACAGGGGTCTTTTTTGTAATTTTATGTCTGCTGCGTTGCAGCGTAACTTACGGGAAAGAGACTCTTGAAACCGCGCAAACGTTGATGTTGTTCTTTATGATGGATGTTCCGTCTTGGAATTCGGCTTTCATGTCGAAGTTACAAATGGTGCGTCCATCAGAGAAATCGACGTTCAGTGACCGGCCGGCTGACAAGGTGTTGGACCCAAGAATATCCTCTTCCCAGCTATTCACGTTCACAGGTGATCCGTAGAAACGCCAGATCGTACGGCCTGTGTTGTTCATAATAAGAACGTTCTTATTGGCTGATATTACAGTCGTCGTGGTGGTTGTGGGCACGGGTTCACATGCTGCCAACGTGGTTGCTGCAATGGCCGCGAATGCATGTGATTTAAATTGAAACGTCATAGGATTCCCTCATAAAAAATTTATTGTGACAAAATCCTACTGATCGGTCAGCTTTCCTGCAAGAACTTTTGACGTCGCTTTGGCACTGGGAAATGATGTGCAATGGAATTGGCGTAATAGGCCAGCACTGGGGTTTCGCCGTCCACCACAGCGATGATATCGCCTTTCGCAATGATGCCGCGACGTCGCAGGTTCGCCATGCCCGCGGTGGTCATTTGTTCAGGTGTGCGGCGCGGCGCGGCGACTGTGGCTGGCAGCAACTTTAAATCCTGTTGGATATGCGCAGCGATTGTGTCCTCGGAATTGGCCCCCGCTAGCACAGCACGGCTGACCAGTGGGACAGGCAATAGCGGAATCACATCTGCGATGCGTACCATCAATTCCTGACCGACAGACTTCGTCGAACCGTCGTGGGATTCAACAAAATCGCGCAGGGACAACGGATGGCCAAAACTGACATTGGCTGTGCCAAAGGTTGTCATCTTGCCGCGCAGCCGCGCCCACAAATAGCCTGCAACACCACCCAAAACAGTGAACAGCGGGGGGCGGAAACGACGCACGCCCGATTGGTCCGCTTTGATCAAGAAGCGATCTTCAAGGACGCGATCATAGTTCAACGCCACAGGCACGAAGACCACATTGCGCCCGCTGGGATCAAAATCGTCAATAATATAGCTCAGGATACCAAGACGCGGATCAGACATCGCGCCGTTCAGCGACAGCCCGCCTTCGGGGAAAACCGCCTGCGTGACGCCACCCGCCGTCGCCATCTGCACATAACGCGCCAAGACCTTGCGATAGAGGCCCCGCGCCGAGGGTTTCCTGCGCGATCTGCGGCGGATGAAATAGCCACCCATCATTTTAATCATCGTCGACAACGGCCAGACCCGCGCCCATTCCCCGACCGCATAAGACAGCGCACCCGCACGGCTCACGAGATAGGTGACCAACACATAATCCATGTTTGATCGGTGGTTCATGACGAAGATTATCGTCGCATCTTTGTCAATCGCATCATATTTGGCGCGGTCAAACTGGCCGATGCGCACGCGATACAGAAATCGCGACAGCCATTTTGCGACCCGCATCCCGAATGAGAAATAGGCCGTGGCAGAAAAGGACGGCACGATTTCGCGGGCATAGTGGTGGGCTTTTTCAAACGCCACGTCTTCACGTACGCCTTCCGTTTGGGCATATTCGTTGATCGCGACAATAACTTCGGGGTCATAGACCAGCCGTTGGATCGTGTCGTAACGGCGTGCAAGCTTGAACGGTTCAATCGGCTTTTGCAGCCGCAAGTTTACACGCGCCACGACCCTTTCAGCGCGGCGCCGGAAGAACCAACGCACGGACGGAAACAAGAAATGCGACGCAAAGGTCACCGCCGCGAACAGCAGGACCAAAATCAGCAGCCAAAGGGGGATCGCAATAGGGGTCATCATAGCGGGATCGTGTCAGGGAAATGCCGCCGCGTAAATGGCCTCATGCCGCGGTGCGGCGCGTTGACAAGGGTGTAATATATCCGATACCAAAGCAACCAAGCAATAATATTGCGCAAGCTGATTCATGAGGCCATCAATGTCGCAGACGCAAAAAGATCAGGACATTGAAACATCCGATCGCCAAGCCGATCGTCCGTGGCTTTTTCGCACTTACGCTGGCCATTCTACAGCGAAAGCATCCAACGAACTTTATCGCGGCAATCTGGCTAAGGGTCAGACAGGTCTGTCCGTCGCGTTCGATTTGCCCACACAAACAGGGTATGACAGCGATCATCTGCTGGCCCGTGGCGAAGTCGGAAAAGTCGGCGTTCCTATCTGCCATTTGGGTGATATGCGCGCATTGTTTGACGACATCCCGCTTGAAAAAATGAACACGTCGATGACAATCAATGCCACGGCGCCGTGGCTGCTGGCGCTTTATATTGCAGCCGCCGAGGAACAAGGAGCGGATGTTTCGGCGCTACAAGGCACGGTTCAAAATGACATTATTAAAGAATATCTGTCACGCGGTACTTATATCTGTCCGCCTGCCCCGTCCCTGCGCATGATCACCGACGTGGCGGCCTATACCCGTGAACATCTGCCCAAATGGAACCCGATGAACGTCTGTTCGTACCATCTGCAAGAAGCAGGCGCGACGCCAGAAGAAGAATTGTCTTTTGCGCTGGCCACCGCAATTGCGGTTCTCGACGATCTTAAGGGTAAAGTCCCCGCTGATGCATTTCCCGCTATGGTCGGGCGTATTTCCTTTTTCGTAAATGCAGGCATACGTTTCGTTACCGAGATGTGTAAAATGCGCGCGTTTGTCGAATTGTGGGACGAGATTTGCCTGGCACGCTATGGCGTAAAAGACCCGAAATTCCGTCGTTTCCGCTACGGAGTGCAGGTGAATTCCCTTGGCCTGACCGAACAGCAGCCTGAAAATAATGTTTACCGTATCCTGATCGAAATGCTGGCAGTGACACTGTCAAAAGACGCGCGCGCCCGCGCTGTGCAATTGCCCGCATGGAACGAAGCACTGGGATTACCGCGCCCTTGGGATCAACAATGGTCACTTCGGATGCAACAAATCCTCGCGTTTGAAACTGACCTTTTGGAATACGACGACCTGTTCGAAGGCAATCCTGCGGTTGAACGCAAAGTCGCAGCGTTGAAAATGGGCGCAATGGCGGAATTGGGCCAAATCGACAGCATGGGCGATATGCAGGCAAAGATAGAATACATGAAATCGCGGCTGGTTGAATCCAACGCCGCACGAATTGCAGGCATTGAATCCGGTGCCACTACTGTCATTGGTGTTAATAAATTCCAGAACGGCGAACAGTCCCCGCTCACGGCTGGGGATGATGCGATTATGGTCAGCGATCCGGCGGCGGAAGCCGATCAATTGGCGCGGTTGACGGCTTGGAAAGCAGAGCGCAATGCAGATGTTGTCTCAGCGGCTCTCGCCGCGTTAAAGGCCGCCGCGCTCAGTGATACTAACATCATGATCCCGTCAATCGCCGCTGCCAAAGCAGGTGTCACAACGGGCGAATGGGCCGAGGTTATCCGCAACGCGTTCGGCCAGTATCGCGGACCGACGGGTGTGTCCAACAACCCGTCAAATCAAACTGAAGGCCTCGATGAAATCCGTGACCGCGTCTCAGCTGTCAGCGCAAAACTCGGCCGAAAGCTCAAGTTTCTGATGGGCAAACCGGGGCTGGACGGGCATTCAAACGGTGCCGAACAGATTGCAGCGCGGGCCCGCGATTGCGGCATGGATATCACCTACGAAGGTATTCGCCTGACCCCTGACGAAATCATAGAAGCCGTCGTTCGCGATGACGTCCATGTTGTCGGTCTTTCTATTTTGTCGGGCTCCCACATTCCGCTAATTTCCGAAATGATGGAAAAAATGCGCGC from Octadecabacter antarcticus 307 includes the following:
- a CDS encoding 1-acyl-sn-glycerol-3-phosphate acyltransferase, encoding MMTPIAIPLWLLILVLLFAAVTFASHFLFPSVRWFFRRRAERVVARVNLRLQKPIEPFKLARRYDTIQRLVYDPEVIVAINEYAQTEGVREDVAFEKAHHYAREIVPSFSATAYFSFGMRVAKWLSRFLYRVRIGQFDRAKYDAIDKDATIIFVMNHRSNMDYVLVTYLVSRAGALSYAVGEWARVWPLSTMIKMMGGYFIRRRSRRKPSARGLYRKVLARYVQMATAGGVTQAVFPEGGLSLNGAMSDPRLGILSYIIDDFDPSGRNVVFVPVALNYDRVLEDRFLIKADQSGVRRFRPPLFTVLGGVAGYLWARLRGKMTTFGTANVSFGHPLSLRDFVESHDGSTKSVGQELMVRIADVIPLLPVPLVSRAVLAGANSEDTIAAHIQQDLKLLPATVAAPRRTPEQMTTAGMANLRRRGIIAKGDIIAVVDGETPVLAYYANSIAHHFPVPKRRQKFLQES
- a CDS encoding protein meaA, with the translated sequence MSQTQKDQDIETSDRQADRPWLFRTYAGHSTAKASNELYRGNLAKGQTGLSVAFDLPTQTGYDSDHLLARGEVGKVGVPICHLGDMRALFDDIPLEKMNTSMTINATAPWLLALYIAAAEEQGADVSALQGTVQNDIIKEYLSRGTYICPPAPSLRMITDVAAYTREHLPKWNPMNVCSYHLQEAGATPEEELSFALATAIAVLDDLKGKVPADAFPAMVGRISFFVNAGIRFVTEMCKMRAFVELWDEICLARYGVKDPKFRRFRYGVQVNSLGLTEQQPENNVYRILIEMLAVTLSKDARARAVQLPAWNEALGLPRPWDQQWSLRMQQILAFETDLLEYDDLFEGNPAVERKVAALKMGAMAELGQIDSMGDMQAKIEYMKSRLVESNAARIAGIESGATTVIGVNKFQNGEQSPLTAGDDAIMVSDPAAEADQLARLTAWKAERNADVVSAALAALKAAALSDTNIMIPSIAAAKAGVTTGEWAEVIRNAFGQYRGPTGVSNNPSNQTEGLDEIRDRVSAVSAKLGRKLKFLMGKPGLDGHSNGAEQIAARARDCGMDITYEGIRLTPDEIIEAVVRDDVHVVGLSILSGSHIPLISEMMEKMRAQGLGHIPVVVGGIIPDEDATVLAAMGVARIYTPKDFQLNRIMDDIVTLADPPGADLSGSNPADATAQ